A DNA window from Longimicrobium sp. contains the following coding sequences:
- a CDS encoding glycosyltransferase: MLLGLSTTAALPRRTVGRTAPKCFCVCLNGAYLLPSIAHPHPADVRAALGAGRCGRGAGGDGVAAGGARLLGRRAPGRAGGALARRGDLVVLPAFVENRPRQLLEALAGGVPVVATPACGLGPAEGLTLVPAGDAAALREAVEGVLAARAG, from the coding sequence ATGCTGTTGGGCCTTTCTACAACGGCGGCGCTCCCACGGCGAACGGTTGGGCGTACCGCGCCCAAGTGTTTTTGCGTCTGCCTAAACGGGGCATATCTTCTCCCTTCCATCGCTCACCCGCACCCCGCTGACGTACGAGCTGCGCTCGGCGCTGGCCGGTGTGGACGCGGAGCTGGTGGCGATGGGGTCGCGGCTGGAGGGGCCCGGCTTCTGGGACGGCGTGCGCCTGGCCGCGCCGGAGGGGCACTGGCTCGACGGGGCGACCTGGTGGTGCTCCCCGCGTTCGTGGAGAACCGGCCGCGCCAGCTGCTCGAGGCGCTCGCGGGCGGCGTCCCCGTGGTCGCCACGCCTGCCTGCGGCCTGGGCCCGGCGGAGGGGCTCACCCTCGTTCCCGCCGGCGACGCCGCCGCCCTCCGCGAGGCGGTCGAGGGCGTGCTGGCCGCGCGCGCCGGATGA